GTTAAATATATTCCTGGGTTAGGTAGCCCTTCACAGTTAAACACATGAGATGATGGTTccacaaatgtgttttcaggAGCAGTTTCTGCAGGAGCGCATCAAGGTGAACGGAAAAGCTGGAAACCTAGGAGGTGGTGTGGTCTCCATCGAGAGGAGCAAGAGCAAGATTACAGTATCCTCCGAGGTGCCCTTCTCCAAAAGGTAAAGACTTTTCACCCTTTTTAAACCGTGCTGTGGACACTGAGTATGTGTCTGCTGGAGTTCAATCCTTCCCTCTGGTCACAAAGATATAATGCCAATGCCCTAGTACactgaagaaaaaagagagaacagatttatttttttaatccctCAAGGGGGGAATTCTTTTTTCACTAACTTTAACCCTGAAAACATAGAACAGGCTGAGCTCTGTAGTaacctctgtctcctccagcATCACTTGTTTTCTCAGTGGTGATGCATCCAAGAAAAGCCTTTTCATTGGCTAAGCTTTTTGCTAGTGAGCTGTCATTCCTTTTAGACATAAGAATCAACTGACTCAGACAGAAAGCAAACCAGATTCTCCAAAATGTCTCACATAAGCAGAGATACACAAAACAATACCCATCTGCATTTTATGTGTTACTTGGGGCTGCATTATTTCCATTGTGCTGGTGTAAAAAATGTTAGGGCAGATGACATTGGAGGTTAAATGGTGAGTGacactgtttttgtctcctgttACGTTGCACCAGATACCTGAAGTATCTGACCAAGAAATACCTGAAGAAGAACAATCTTCGTGACTGGCTGCGTGTTGTGGCGAACACCAAGGAGAGCTATGAACTCCGCTACTTCCAGATCAaccaggatgaagaggaggaggaggatgaagattAAGCTTACAATTCATCcaattttgtacatttaaataaacgTTTACAGTACAGGAGCTTGTCCAAAGAGCTTTCTTTAAGATTTCCTGTCAGTCAAAACTAACCTGTCTCACCTACAGGTGCATCTcaaaaaaatagaatattgTGGAAAGTTAGTAAGTTCAATAATTCAATTGAAAAAGTGAAACTCATTATATAGATTCATTGCGCCGTGCGtccctggatgcgtgcgcccccattgGTCTGTCagacgcccccctctgccttgtcaacaccccgctcgAGGCGATCAGTATACAGCACTGCTGAGGTGTTATGGAAGCCCAGGTTGCTTTGATAGTGGCCTTCAGCTTGTCTGCATTATTAGGTCTGGCAATGACAATGTTTTCTGGACAACTATCAAGTCAGCAGCAACCAGACTTCAAAGGGTGTTTAAAGACTCAAAACCATTGCATGGGTTATGAGTTAATTAGCTGATTTGAGTGTGACAAAGCGAGTCTAATCAAAATTTGAGATACTGAATTTTGGGTTTTCATTAGCTGAAAGCTATAATCAtcacaatgaaaagaaaaacacttgaaatgtttctgGGTAGTGAATCTGTATAGTgagtttcacttttttaattgaagaaATAAATTAACTTTTCCACGATATTCTAATTTTGAGATGCACTTGTATATAGCGTGACCATTGTTTGGTCTTAATTTCAAGGTTCAACCTATTAAAAGAACCACTGCCTTACCACTAGAAAGCTTCTTAAGGCTGAGGCTCAATTTGTGTAACTTTTGCATTTGAAATACAAGACTAGCTGCAAAACAATGAACATGATTTTGCAGCACAATTAGGTTTTAGGAGACGTTAAACTTAGCGTGGAACCTTGAATCAAGATAATTGTTACATATACTTTCCCTGAGGTCAGACATGAACTTCCATGCTTGATAGAAACATAAGGTTATCATTAGTCATGGATCACATGGTACTTCAgcataaaaaaatctaaagggTAGACtaagtaaagaaacaaaactcatttgaatctttatttaaccatttcaatgaaaaaaacatgtaaccCAGAGAAATTTCACCATAAAAAAAGAATGCAGTACAATTAGAAGAAAACACCTCTTTAAAAAAGGGACATGCCTTCTTTTCCAGCACACCTTGAGACACTGAACAATTTCCACACATTGCATTGTTGGTTCTAAAAGTTCTGACCTGCTTGTGAAACTTCTTTGAGTGTTGGAAGTTACTGTTACTCAAATTAGTAAAGACGAGCTAGCAGACACTGGTCTTGAAGGACTGAGGTGTGCATCCTTGATCCAAACACTGACGACAACAAAAGGAATGTAACGTTGAGTGGAGTGCACTAACTCAGAGCATGTTCCAAATCCTGGTTACAATCTGTGGTAGTTGGACACATCTGCTCATAGTGCCATTATATGCTAAGTCATCAGTTGATCCTCTGAACAATACAAACAAGACTTCCATATCCTGAACATACATGTAGAAAAAGGCACAGGTATGGAGTATTGGTCTTTGAAAACTCCTCAGTTGGAAAAGACTGAGGTTCCTGCTGTAGCACCCGTAAATGTGACAATCATTTCAAATActgcaacaaagaaaacacaagataCATGAAGACATGAATGTTTGGCTGTATTACAAAATAGAAAAGGGTTTTTGGGAAGCACTACTCTGTTTAGGTGTGAAGTGCTCGGAGCAAACTGTTGCAGGTTCACTCGAGGTGGGAAGTGAGGATATCTTGACTGTTCATTGTGAGAGTTGGACCATCCAAAGGATCTGTCCATCTCCAGTCCCATTTTCTCTGATTTGAGTGTCCAAATTGGTGTAGAGCCAGTTTGCTGGTAGTTGAGATGTGTGGATATCCTTCGGAATTGTGAGTGCCTCCCCCTGAACTCAACCATCCCACTAGTACACCACCAAGATGGAAAGGTGTTCCTGCTGAGCATCGCTGGTTGAGGCGTTGGAGGCCCGATCAGATTGTTCGGGGGTTGTATTCAGGCAGCTTTTTCAGTTTCTCTTGTTCCTGCTCAGTGTCCTGTCTAGCAATAACCAGAGAGTGAGAGTAGCCCATCACCACctgcaaaaacaagacagaaggCTCAGTTATCTCCACAGGATCAGCACATTTTGCTGTCTCAACTTTCATGAGAAAACATCTCAATATTGTAGATTTGATTCTTTAGAGATTCTTGACATCAGGTCCAATCACATAGATGTTGCTGTATGAAAAGGTAAAGTGGTCAAATTATGTTATTTAAGGACCTGTCCCCTTAACATCAATATCTTGACTCATTACAGCTTTGTTTACAGAATGAAATCAAAACCAGTTTTTGATGAGTGAGCATTTAGTTAACACTGAACATCCAACAAGTGGTACTCTACCAAACATGCACTATTCTACTACTCATTACTTAGATAGTTCCATTAAGATGACTTATTCACTCACATTTTCTGTTCTTATTACAATGCGTTCACACCATTTAATTCAACAAATTGGAGGAGCTCACAAAAATACATTGAACTATGATTGTATGGTTATATGCAACATTaaattgaatgaataaaatcataaatgGAGAAAGCTCTAACACTATTACTGATTTCTTCGCATTATGTAAACAAGAAGCCTGATTTCTACCCTGTATACACTCAATATTtaacatgtgagtgtgtgcagaaTAAAGACAGGCAAAGTAACAGTGGGCAGCACAAAGCAATTGGTTGAACATTTGTGCTCCTTTCAGTATTCACAGTGATCCTTTCATTTGGTGTCATCATTAGgtcaatattttgtttattttggagtTTAGTCTGTGATCCAGTGCCTGCTAAAGTAATGACATTCCCACCAACCTCAACTGTTTACTGCTAATCAGCAGAGATGGGTAGATGATACAGAAGCTTCTGATGTCATCAGTTACATGGTTCTCTTCATTTGACACAAACATCCCTGCTGCTTCAGAGAACATTGctcatttcaaaatatatgatatgatGGCATAAGAACACTTCCACCTGATACTATGTCAGAAAAGTTATGGGTTCATTTCATGAATACTACATCACATTGTGACTCACGGCCACATACTAAGACTTGAGTAGTTTTGGTGTTTTAGAACTTCAGCATTCTAGAAACTGCCAGATATAAAGTACATGGATATATACTGAGCAGCTGCTATTTTTGGACAAACAGAACGGAAATCTCCAACTATCACTACTAATTAACAAACCCCCAGAATGCTATGCAAGATGGTGAACATTTTCAACATTGTACTAATGaaacattcagttcattcaaCATGCAACTCATGACactccatatagagcaggtctacaCCGTACTCTTTTCCGATTCCTACCATGACCAGGCACTTTGTGACggaggcaaggaaaaacctccTTTAAGATCaatgtgttagcatgctgactttaggtttttccactttttttgaTTGTGTGGACACACTCCAAGTGATGTATGATGCATTAATAGTTCCCTCATTAGGAGATGATCAAAACTTTTGATTATTTCCATTTACCTGCTCAATGTAGATGCCATCCAAAGTCTTAACCTCCTGGGCAATGGTGGAGGATTTGGGTTTGTTGTCTCCATATCCctgaagaacaaacaacaatatacaataaGTGCTGAGCTCCCGACAGCCAATATTGTTGTTGagtgtattttttaatgaacagtATATCCTGTAATAATTAAGCCATTACTAAGGCCTCATGGTTTTACCAGCTCTCCAAATGTTGGCGAGGGTCCCCAGCTGATTGTACTCTCATCTGCAGCAATAACGATGCTGCTCTTCCtgttaaatacaaacacactcaaactccatgcagaaaaacaaaaactattgCACATAAATGTAGAGCTAGGGTAGAGCCAATGAGGGCACAAATGCTGTGTATCTGAAGTGTTTAAGAAGTTTACAAGTAATGTCAGATGTCACTCACCCACATGCCAGACTGCGGATCTTCCAGCCACACAGATCTTGCACAGCTTTGGGGTACATGGTTGACTCTCTGGAAGTGTTTGTCACACCCCAGAAAAACAGCCCGCCTGCAAGTACAATACTGATCAGACATCTAAAGTACAGAGGCATTCAGTATTTAAAGCTCAGTGTCTAGATATCATGATATGGtctcatcaaatcaaattttatttgtatagcccaaagtcaaagtacatttgcctcagagggctttacaatctgtacagggagtgacaccctctgtccttagaccctcggttcgagtgaggaaaaacttgcccacaaaaaacctttaacagggaaaaaatgtggaagaaacctcaggaagagccacagaggagggatccctctcccaggacggacagacgtgcaatagatgtcacgtgtacaggacaaatcaacacaaacatattgtacaattaatgatgaaatgattacagtagcagtggaacctgtgatagagagacacagatgcacagcagcagcaaatcatcaactaactataaaccATTTACCCATTTCACTGACAGCAAAGGAACACTGGTAGCCTGTACAGATCTGACTAGCACCACGTCCAGGAAAATCAAACAGTTTGACGAGTCGAGGAACCATCTCGTCCTTCTGCTCTGTGTGACCCAGACGCCCGTAACCACCAAAACCCCAGCTGAACACTC
This sequence is a window from Larimichthys crocea isolate SSNF unplaced genomic scaffold, L_crocea_2.0 scaffold630, whole genome shotgun sequence. Protein-coding genes within it:
- the LOC104936395 gene encoding 60S ribosomal protein L22 isoform X1, with translation MAPVQKKQNTGKGGKKKKQVLKFTLDCTHPVEDGIMDAANFEQFLQERIKVNGKAGNLGGGVVSIERSKSKITVSSEVPFSKRYLKYLTKKYLKKNNLRDWLRVVANTKESYELRYFQINQDEEEEEDED
- the LOC104936395 gene encoding 60S ribosomal protein L22 isoform X2; translated protein: MAPVKKQNTGKGGKKKKQVLKFTLDCTHPVEDGIMDAANFEQFLQERIKVNGKAGNLGGGVVSIERSKSKITVSSEVPFSKRYLKYLTKKYLKKNNLRDWLRVVANTKESYELRYFQINQDEEEEEDED
- the LOC104936395 gene encoding 60S ribosomal protein L22 isoform X3 codes for the protein MQKKQNTGKGGKKKKQVLKFTLDCTHPVEDGIMDAANFEQFLQERIKVNGKAGNLGGGVVSIERSKSKITVSSEVPFSKRYLKYLTKKYLKKNNLRDWLRVVANTKESYELRYFQINQDEEEEEDED
- the LOC104936395 gene encoding 60S ribosomal protein L22 isoform X4, which gives rise to MKKQNTGKGGKKKKQVLKFTLDCTHPVEDGIMDAANFEQFLQERIKVNGKAGNLGGGVVSIERSKSKITVSSEVPFSKRYLKYLTKKYLKKNNLRDWLRVVANTKESYELRYFQINQDEEEEEDED